Below is a window of Variovorax sp. TBS-050B DNA.
ACCCGCGGACAGCACCGCGAGCAGGTCGCCGGCCACCACGTTGAGCGCGCGGTCGCGGCCGAGCCAGTCGCCGCTCTCGCAGACCGGACCGACCACGTCGTACACCGCGGTGCCGCCGACGCGGGCGCGCAGCGGCACGATTTGCTGGAAGGCCTGGTACATCGCGGGGCGCGGCAGGTCGTTCATCGCCGCGTCGACGATGCAGAAGTTCTTCTCCTGGCCGGGCTTGGTGTAGAGCACCTCGGTCACGCACACGCCCGCATTGCCGACCAGCGAACGGCCGGGTTCGATGACCAGCTTGCGCTGGCCGAAACCGCGCGCGTCGAGCTTGGCGAGCAGCTGCTGCCACAGCGCATCGGCCTTCGGCGGCACTTCGCCGTTGTAGTCGATGCCCAGGCCGCCGCCGAAGTCCAGGTGATGGATCGGCACGCCGGCTGCTTCGATCGCCTCGACGAGGTCGAGCACGCGGTCGCAGGCGTCGAGGTACGGCGAGGCCTCGGTGATCTGCGAGCCGATGTGGCAATCGATGCCGACCACCTCGATGCCCGGCAGCTTCGCTGCGTGCCGGTACGCCTCGACCGCGCGGTCGTGCGCGATGCCGAACTTGTTGCCCTTGAGCCCGGTGGAGATGTACGGGTGCGTCTTCGGATCGACGTTGGGATTGATGCGGATGCTGATCGGCGCGCGCTTCGCTTCGGCCAGCGCCACCTCGTTGAGCACGTCGAGTTCGGCCTCGCTCTCGACGTTGAAGCAGGCGATGCCGGCCGCGAGCGCCTGCCGCATCTCGGCGCGGGTCTTGCCCACGCCCGAGAAGATGATCTTCGCCGGATCGGCGCCGACGGCGAGCACGCGCGCCAGTTCGCCGCCCGAGACGATGTCGAAGCCGCAACCCGCCTCGGCGAAGACGCGCAGCACGCCGAGCGACGAGTTCGCCTTCATCGCATAGCAGATCAGCGCATCGCGGCCCTCGAAGCCGCGCTGGTAGGCGGCGAGCGCATCCAGCATCCATTGCTTCGAATAGACGAAGAGCGGCGTGCCATGCTCGCGCGCCAGCGCTTCGAGGCTCAGGCCTTCGACGTGGAGCGCGCCGTCGCGGTCGGCGATGTGCGGATGGCCGGGGAGGAGAGGCGTGGTCGTCATCGCGGGGTCACTCCGCTGCCGGTGTTGCCCGCGGGCGCGCTGCTGGCGGCGGCGGGCTGGGGTGCGGCTTCTTCGCTGTCGCCGCGGCGGGCGCCGCCGGGCGTGAGCAACTGCGGCAGGGTGGCGCGCTGGGCGGCGGCCGGGTCGGTCGGCAGGAACAGCGGCCCGCGCTGACCGCAGGCCGACAGGGCAGCGGCGGCGGCGAGGCCGGCGACCATGAGCGCAGCACGGGCGGGGGCGCTCACTAGAATTTGGCGAACATTCAACATGGCGAAATTGTAATGACCGACACCGAATACATGGATCGCGCCGAGGCCGCACTCGCGGCCATCGAGCAAAGCTGCGACCGCATCAACGACACGACCGACGCCGACATCGACAACCAGCGCGTGGGCGGCATGATCACGATCTCGTTCAAGAACGGCAGCCAGCTGATCGTCAATCTGCAGAAGCCGCTGCAGGAGATCTGGCTCGCCGCGCGTTCGGGCGGCTACCACTACCGCCACGACGGCCAAGCCTGGGTCGACACGAAGACCGGCGAGGAATTCTTCGGCAATCTCTCGCGCGAGGCGAGCCTGCAGGCCGGGCAGCCGCTGGAATTCAGGGCGGCCGCGGCCTGAGCGCCCGGCTCAGTTCCTGAACAGGTCGAGGATGCGGCTGCGTTCCTCGGGCGGCGGGGGCGGCGCCACCGGCACGCCGCTCAGGGCCTCCGCGGGCTGGGTGGCCTGCGTCTCGACGCCGAGGCTCGAGACGCCGCGGCCCGGCGCGTAGTCGTCGTAGTACCACTCGCCGCCCACGCTCACCACGCCGGAGGGCGGCGAGGCCGACAGCTCGGTCACGGGCACGCCCTTGAGCGCGGTCTCCATGAAGTTGATCCAGATCGGCAGGCTCAGGCCGCCGCCGGTTTCGCGATCGCCGAGGTTGCGCGGCGTGTCGTAGCCGATCCACGAGATCGCCGTCATCGTGGGCTGGAAGCCCGCGAACCACGCATCGAGCGAATCGTTGGTGGTGCCGGTCTTGCCGTAGAGGTCGGGGCGCTTGAGCAAGGCCTGCGCCTTGGCGGCGGTGCCGGCGCGCGTCACCGACTGCAGCAGCGTGCTCATGATGAACGCATTGCGCTGCGGGATCGCGCGGATCGTCTCGTTCAGCAGCGGCGGCTGCTTCTCGACCAGCACCTTGTCCTTGTGGTCGGTGATGCGGGTCACGAGGTAAGGATTGACGCGGTAGCCGCCGTTGGCGAACACCGAATAGGCGGTCGCCATCTGCATCGGCGTGACCGAGCCGGCGCCGAGTGCCATCGGCAGGTAGGCGGGGTGCTTCTCCTTGTCGAAGCCGAAATTGGTGACCCAGTCCTGTGCGTAGCGCGTGCCGACGGACTGCAGGATGCGGATCGACACCAGGTTCTTCGACTTCATCAGCGCGGTGCGCATCGACATCGGGCCGTCGTAGCCGCCGCCGTAGTTCTTCGGCTCCCAGGGCTGACCGCCGGTGGTGCCGGCGTCGAAGAACAGCGGCCCGTCGTTGATGACGGTGGCGGGCGTGAAGCCTTTCTCCAGCGCGGCCGAGTAGATGAAGGGCTTGAAGCTCGAGCCCGGCTGGCGCCAGGCCTGCGTGACGTGGTTGAACTTGTTCTTGCCGAAGTCGAAGCCGCCCACCAGCGCCTTGATCGCGCCGTCGCGCGGATCCATCGCGACGAAGGCGCCCTCGACTTCGGGCAGCTGGGTGATTTCCCAGGTGTTCTTCGGCGTCTTCACCACGCGGATCACCGCGCCGCGGCGGATCTTGATGTTGGGCGGCGCCTTGTCCGAAAGCCCGGACTGCGCGGGCTTGAGGCCCTCGCCAGTGATCTGCACCGGATCGCCGTTGCCGCGCACCGCGGAGATTTCCTTCGGGCTGGCCTTGAGCACCACCGCCGCCATTACGTCGCCGTTGTCGGGATGGTCCGCGAGCGCGTCGTCCACGGCTTCGTCGAGTTCCTTCGGGTCGCTGGGCAGTTCGACGAACTTCTCGGGGCCGCGGTAGATCTGGCGTCGCTCGTAGTCCATGATGCCCTTGCGCAGCGCCTTGTAGGCCGCGGCCTGGTCGGCGGCGACCAGCGAGGTGTAGACCTTGAGGCCGCGCGTGTAGGTGCTGTCGCCGTACTGGGCGTACATCAACTGGCGCACGGTCTCGGCCACGTACTCGGCATGCAGCCGGTTCGGATCGGCCGCGTCGCGCAGGTGCAGCTCTTCCTTCTTGGCGGCGGCCGCCTGCTCGGCGGTGATGAAGCCCGCGTCCTGCATGCGATCGATCACGTAGAACTGGCGTCCCCGCGCGCGCTGCGGGTTGTTGACCGGGTTGTTCGCGCCCGGCGCCTTCGGCAGGCCCGCGAGCATCGCGGCCTGGGCGATCGTGAGTTCCTGCAGCGGCTTGCCGAAGTAGGCCTCCGAGGCCGCCGCGAAACCGTAGGCGCGATTGCCGAGGTAGATCTGGTTCAGGTAGATCTCGAAGATCTGGTCCTTCGTGAGCAGGTGCTCCAGCTTGAAGGTGAGCAGCACCTCGTAGATCTTGCGGGTCAGCGTCTTCTCGGAGCTCAGGTAGACGTTCCGCGCCACCTGCATCGTGATGGTCGATGCGCCCTGGCTCTTCACCCGGTTCATGTTCGCGAGGCCCGCGCGCACCATGCCCTTGTAGTCCACGCCGCCGTGGTCGTAGAAGCGGGTGTCTTCCGCAGCCAACACCGCTTCCTTCACGAGCTTGGGGATTGCCGAGATCGGGGTTAGATTGCGGCGCTCCTCGCCGAATTCGCCAATCAGAATGCCTTCGGCGGAGAAAACCCTCAGCGGCAGCTTCGGGCGGTAGTCGGAAAGTTCGGAGATGTCGGGAAGATTGGGGTACGCAACGGCCAGGGCGACGGCAACCACGCACAGAACCGCCAGAAAGCTGGCTGCGGCGATGCCGAATCCCCAGGCCAGGAAGCGCAGCAGCCATTTCAGCCAGGCTGGGCGTGCGGAAGAAGGGGTCTTGGCTGGCCCTTTGGGGCGTGAAGTTTCTTGCATGGGGGCCCGGAGAGTCACCGCGCATTATAAAAATTCGGCCCCGGGCCGCACGTCGAACTTCAGCGCAGCGTTGCGAGCTAAACCAAAAGTTACCGAATGTGGCTTCAGCGTCAGCTTTTGACAACGATCTCCGGATTTGCCGGCCCCGGTTCCTTGGTGGCGGCTACGCCTGCTGCTAGCATGCAACCGAACGCAAATTTTTCCATTAGTTACAAATGCAGGGCTAGAGGGACCTAACTTGGCTTCTTTCGGATCATTGTTTCGTCGTCAGAACGCCCCCATGCTCGGCCTGGACGTCAGCTCGTCCAGCGTGAAGCTGGTCGAGCTCGGCCGCGAAGCCAGCGGCAAGCTGGTGCTCGAGCGCTGCGCGATCGAACCCCTGGAGCGTGGGTGGATCACCGACGGCAACGTCGAGAAGTTCGACGAAGTGGCCGAGGCCGTCCGCCGCGTGGTGCGCAAGAGCGGCACCCGCACCCGCAATGTCGCGCTCGCGCTCCCGCCCTCGGCGGTCATCACCAAGAAGATCATCCTGCCCGGCGGCATGAGCGAGCAGGAGCTCGAGATCCAGGTCGAGTCCGAAGCCAACCAGTACATCCCGTTCTCGCTCGACGAGGTCAGCCTCGATTTCTGCGTCACCGGACAGAGCACCGCCTCCGCGGGCGACGTCGAGGTGCTGATCGCCGCGTCGCGCAAGGAAAAGGTCCAGGACCGCGAGGGCCTGGCCGAGGCCGCCGGCCTGAAGGCGATGATCCTCGACGTGGAATCCTTCGCCTCCCGGCTCGCGACCTCGCGCCTGATCGAGCAACTGCCCGGCAAGGGCGTCGATGCCGTGGTGGCGCTCTTCGAGGTGGGCGCCTTCACCACCAGCATGCAGGTGCTTCGCAACCAGGAAGTGCTGTACGACCGCGATCAGGCTTTCGGCGGCGCGCAGCTGACGCAGCTGATCGTGCGCCAGTACGGCTTCTCGGCCGAGGAGGCCGAGGCCAAGAAGCGCAGCGGCGACCTGCCCGACGACTACGGCTCTGGCGTGCTGAAGCCCTTCGTCGAAAGCATCGCGCAGGAAATCGCCCGCGCGCTGCAGTTCTTCTTCACCAGCACGCCGCACAACCGGGTGGACTACGTGCTGCTCGCGGGCGGATCGGCCTCGCTGCCGGGGCTGACCAGCGCGGTGACGCGCCAGACCTCGTTCGCCTGCTCGCTCGTCAATCCGTTCGACGGCATGGACATGGGGCCGAACATCCGCGAGAAGAAGGTCCGGCGCGAGGCGCCTTCCTATCTGACCTCCTGCGGCCTGGCCATGCGGAGGTTCGTGCAGTGATCCTCATCAACCTGCTCCCGCATCGCGAGGCCGCACGCAAGCGCCGGCGCGAAGCGTTCTATGGCGCGCTGGGCGCCTCGGCGCTCCTGGGCGTGCTGATCGCCGGCCTGGGCTACCTCTGGTTCGAGGCACAGATCTCGGCCCAGCAGACCAAGAACAACTTCCTCAAGACCGAAATCACCAAGCTCGAGGTCGAGATCAAGGAGATCTCGACGCTGCAGGAAGAAATCGCCGCGCTGCGCGCGCGCCAGCAGGCGGTCGAAGACCTGCAGGGCGACCGCAACCTGCCGGTGCATCTGCTCAACGAGCTCGTGCGGCAATTGCCCGACGGCGTCTACCTGACGAGCATGAAGCAGGACAACCAGACGGTCACGCTGCAGGGCATGGCGCAGTCGAACGAGCGCGTCTCGGAGCTGCTGCGCAACCTGGGCAACAACAGCCCGTGGCTGGTCAAGCCCGAGCTGGTCGAAATCACCTCCGCCAACGTGAGCCTGAGCCAGCGCGACCAGCGCCGCGTGGCGAACTTCACGATGCGCATCGGCCTCAAGCGCCCGACGGACGCGCAGAAGGCCGCGGCCGACAAGGCGCTGGTCACGCGGCCACCGGTCAAGGGATAAAAGGACCATGGCAAGCAATCGCCCCTCTCAGAAACTGGACGTCGGCGCGGCGCTGCGCGACTTCGGCGACCAGTTCCGCAACCTGAACCCGAACGACCCCTCGATGTGGCCGCCGGTGCCGCGCTACGCCCTGTGCGTGGCGGTGACGGCGCTGGTGCTCGTCGCGCTGTGGTTCGTCTGGCTCACCAATTCGAACGACGAGCTCGAGAGCGAGCGCGCGAAGGAAGTCGCGCTGCGCGCCGACTACCAGAAGAAGGTCGCGCTGGCCGCCAACCTCGACCTGCTGAAGAAGCAGCGCGAGCAGGTGCAGCAGTACGTGACGCTGCTCGAGAAGCAGCTGCCCAGCAAGGCCGAGATGGACGCCCTGCTGTCGGACATCAACCAGGCGGGCCTCGGCCGCAGCCTGCAGTTCGAGCTGTTCCGCCCGGGTCAGGTGTCTGTCAAGGACTACTACGCCGAACTGCCGATCGCGGTGCGCGTGACCGGGCGCTACCACGACATCGGCGCCTTCGCGGCCGACGTCGCGGGCCTCTCGCGCATCGTGACCCTGAACAACCTGACGATCTCGCCGCAAAAAGACAAGGACGGCACGCTGACGATGGATGCCACGGCCCGCACCTACCGCTACCTCGACGACGAAGAGCGGGCGGCCCAGAAACGCGCATCGGCGCCGAAGGCGAAGAAATGAGGACGACCGCCAATCTGCTGTGGCTCGTGGTGGCCGCGCTGGGCCTGAGCGCCTGCGCCGATTCCGAACAGGAAGAACTGCGGCGCTGGATGGTCGAGCAGCGCGCCCAGGTCAAGCCCACGGTGCCGCCGATCACCGAGCCCAAGAAGTTCACGCCCCAGGCCTATACCGGAGGGGGCGGCGTTCGAGCCCTTCAACCTGCTCAAGCTCACCCAGGCACTGCGCCGCGAGTCGAACCAGCCGAGCACGTCCGAGCTGATCGCGCCGGAACTCGCCCGCCGCAAGGAAGCGCTCGAAGCCTTCCCGCTCGACGCGATGGCCATGGTGGGCAGCATGAACCGCCAGGGCCAGCCCGTGGCGCTGATTCGCGTCGACAAGCTGCTCTACAAGGTGCGGGTCGGCGAATACCTGGGGCTCAACTACGGGCGCATCACCCGTATCAACGAAACCGAAGTGACCCTGCGCGAGATCGTGCAGGACGCCGCCGGTGAATGGATCGAACGCGTGGCGACATTGCAGCTGCAAGAGAGTGCGAAATGAATCATAAGAAATCAACGTTGGCACAGCGGCTGCGAGCTGCCGGCCTGGGTCTGCTGGCATTGGGTGCGTTGGCCATCGCGCACGCGCAGAACGCCATCGAATCGGTCACCAGTTCGACGCAGTCCGGCTCCGAGGTCATCCGCATCGACCTGGCGCAGCCGCTCGCGGCGCTGCCGACCGGCTTCGTGGTCCAGGCGCCGGCGCGCATCGCGCTCGACTTTCCCGGCGTGACCAATGCCATCGGGCGCTCCGCCATCGACGTGAACCAGGGCAACCTGCGCTCGGTGAACGTGGTGCAGGCCGGCGAACGCAGCCGCGTGGTGCTGAACCTCAAGCAGGCGACCGCCTACAAGGCCGAGATCCAGGGCAAGTCGCTGCTGGTGATCCTCGAGCCGGTGGCCGGCACCGCGCTCGCGTCGTCCACGCCCACGGTCTTCGCCGAAAACCGCAACCGCGACACCCTGCCGCTGCGCGACGTCGATTTCCGCATGGGCCCCGACAACACCGGCCGCGTGATCGTCGACCTGCCGAACAACCAGGTCGGCGTGGACGTCCGCCAGCAGGGCAAGAACCTGATCGTGGAGTTCACCAAGTCGACGCTGCCCGAAGGGCTGCGCCGCCGCCTGGACGTGGGCCGACTTCAACACGCCGGTGCAGCTGATCACATCGCAGCAGTCGGGCGACCGCGTGCGCATGACCATCGAAGCCCGCGGCGACTGGGAGCACAGCGCCTACCAGAGCGAGAACCAGTTCGTGGTCGAGGTGCGCGCGCGCAAGGTCGACCCGACCAAGCTGACGCAGGGCGTGGGCTACAACGGCGAGAAGCTCTCGCTGAACTTCCAGAACATCGAGATCCGGTCGCTGCTGCAGGTGATCGCCGACTTCACGAACTTCAACATCGTGACCTCCGACTCGGTCACCGGCGCGCTCACGCTGCGCCTGAAGGACGTGCCCTGGGATCAGGCGCTCGACATCATCATGCAGGCCAAGAACCTCGGCATGCGCAAGAACGGCAGCGTGCTGTGGATCGCGCCCAAGGACGAGATCAACGCCAAGGAAAAGCTCGAATTCGAGGCCAAGGCCGCGATCGAGAACCTCGAGCCGCTGCGCACCCAGTCGTTCCAGCTCAACTACACCAAGGCGATCGCCATCGCCCAGGGCCTGACCGGCACCGGTGCATCTTCCGGCGGCGGCGGTGGCGGCGGCTCCGGCACCACCACCCGCATCCTGAGCCCGCGCGGCAGCGTGATCGCGGAATCGCGCACCAACCAGCTCTTCGTCTCCGACATCCCGTCGCGCCTCGCGCAGGTCGCGGAGCTGATCCAGAAGCTCGACGTGCCGGTGCGCCAGGTGCTGATCGAGGCACGGATCGTGGAAGCCTCCGACACCTTCGGCAAGTCGCTGGGCGTGCGGCTCGGCGGCGGCATCTCTCGCGAACGCGTCGCCTCGGCCAACGGCAATCCGGCATACGGCACCATCGGCGTGATGCCCGCCACCACCGGTGGCGGCGGTGTCGGCACCGCAGCAGCCACCTGGACCAACTCCAACTTCATCAACCTGCCCGCGGGCGATGCGGGCGGCACCGGCAATTCGCCCGGAACCTTCGCGATCTCGCTGTTCAACTCGAGCCTGTCGCGCATGCTGAACCTCGAGATCTCGGCACTCGAAGCCGATGGCAAGGGCAAGCTGGTCTCCAGCCCCCGCGTCATCACGGCCGACCAGACGAAGGCGCTGATCGAGCAGGGCGAGGAAATCCCCTACCAGCAGGCCACGTCGAGCGGTGCGACCTCGATCTCGTTCCGCAAGGCGGTGCTGAAGCTCGAAGTCACGCCGCAGATCACGCCCGAAGGCAACATCATCCTCACGCTCGACGTGAGCAAGGATGCGCGCGGCG
It encodes the following:
- the lysA gene encoding diaminopimelate decarboxylase, which encodes MTTTPLLPGHPHIADRDGALHVEGLSLEALAREHGTPLFVYSKQWMLDALAAYQRGFEGRDALICYAMKANSSLGVLRVFAEAGCGFDIVSGGELARVLAVGADPAKIIFSGVGKTRAEMRQALAAGIACFNVESEAELDVLNEVALAEAKRAPISIRINPNVDPKTHPYISTGLKGNKFGIAHDRAVEAYRHAAKLPGIEVVGIDCHIGSQITEASPYLDACDRVLDLVEAIEAAGVPIHHLDFGGGLGIDYNGEVPPKADALWQQLLAKLDARGFGQRKLVIEPGRSLVGNAGVCVTEVLYTKPGQEKNFCIVDAAMNDLPRPAMYQAFQQIVPLRARVGGTAVYDVVGPVCESGDWLGRDRALNVVAGDLLAVLSAGAYCMSMSSNYNTRGRAAEVLVSGQAARLIRRRETMEDQLRSEQIDG
- a CDS encoding lipoprotein, translating into MLNVRQILVSAPARAALMVAGLAAAAALSACGQRGPLFLPTDPAAAQRATLPQLLTPGGARRGDSEEAAPQPAAASSAPAGNTGSGVTPR
- the cyaY gene encoding iron donor protein CyaY, with amino-acid sequence MTDTEYMDRAEAALAAIEQSCDRINDTTDADIDNQRVGGMITISFKNGSQLIVNLQKPLQEIWLAARSGGYHYRHDGQAWVDTKTGEEFFGNLSREASLQAGQPLEFRAAAA
- a CDS encoding PBP1A family penicillin-binding protein, with amino-acid sequence MQETSRPKGPAKTPSSARPAWLKWLLRFLAWGFGIAAASFLAVLCVVAVALAVAYPNLPDISELSDYRPKLPLRVFSAEGILIGEFGEERRNLTPISAIPKLVKEAVLAAEDTRFYDHGGVDYKGMVRAGLANMNRVKSQGASTITMQVARNVYLSSEKTLTRKIYEVLLTFKLEHLLTKDQIFEIYLNQIYLGNRAYGFAAASEAYFGKPLQELTIAQAAMLAGLPKAPGANNPVNNPQRARGRQFYVIDRMQDAGFITAEQAAAAKKEELHLRDAADPNRLHAEYVAETVRQLMYAQYGDSTYTRGLKVYTSLVAADQAAAYKALRKGIMDYERRQIYRGPEKFVELPSDPKELDEAVDDALADHPDNGDVMAAVVLKASPKEISAVRGNGDPVQITGEGLKPAQSGLSDKAPPNIKIRRGAVIRVVKTPKNTWEITQLPEVEGAFVAMDPRDGAIKALVGGFDFGKNKFNHVTQAWRQPGSSFKPFIYSAALEKGFTPATVINDGPLFFDAGTTGGQPWEPKNYGGGYDGPMSMRTALMKSKNLVSIRILQSVGTRYAQDWVTNFGFDKEKHPAYLPMALGAGSVTPMQMATAYSVFANGGYRVNPYLVTRITDHKDKVLVEKQPPLLNETIRAIPQRNAFIMSTLLQSVTRAGTAAKAQALLKRPDLYGKTGTTNDSLDAWFAGFQPTMTAISWIGYDTPRNLGDRETGGGLSLPIWINFMETALKGVPVTELSASPPSGVVSVGGEWYYDDYAPGRGVSSLGVETQATQPAEALSGVPVAPPPPPEERSRILDLFRN
- a CDS encoding pilus assembly protein PilM is translated as MASFGSLFRRQNAPMLGLDVSSSSVKLVELGREASGKLVLERCAIEPLERGWITDGNVEKFDEVAEAVRRVVRKSGTRTRNVALALPPSAVITKKIILPGGMSEQELEIQVESEANQYIPFSLDEVSLDFCVTGQSTASAGDVEVLIAASRKEKVQDREGLAEAAGLKAMILDVESFASRLATSRLIEQLPGKGVDAVVALFEVGAFTTSMQVLRNQEVLYDRDQAFGGAQLTQLIVRQYGFSAEEAEAKKRSGDLPDDYGSGVLKPFVESIAQEIARALQFFFTSTPHNRVDYVLLAGGSASLPGLTSAVTRQTSFACSLVNPFDGMDMGPNIREKKVRREAPSYLTSCGLAMRRFVQ
- a CDS encoding PilN domain-containing protein translates to MILINLLPHREAARKRRREAFYGALGASALLGVLIAGLGYLWFEAQISAQQTKNNFLKTEITKLEVEIKEISTLQEEIAALRARQQAVEDLQGDRNLPVHLLNELVRQLPDGVYLTSMKQDNQTVTLQGMAQSNERVSELLRNLGNNSPWLVKPELVEITSANVSLSQRDQRRVANFTMRIGLKRPTDAQKAAADKALVTRPPVKG
- a CDS encoding type 4a pilus biogenesis protein PilO — translated: MASNRPSQKLDVGAALRDFGDQFRNLNPNDPSMWPPVPRYALCVAVTALVLVALWFVWLTNSNDELESERAKEVALRADYQKKVALAANLDLLKKQREQVQQYVTLLEKQLPSKAEMDALLSDINQAGLGRSLQFELFRPGQVSVKDYYAELPIAVRVTGRYHDIGAFAADVAGLSRIVTLNNLTISPQKDKDGTLTMDATARTYRYLDDEERAAQKRASAPKAKK